In the Prosthecobacter dejongeii genome, one interval contains:
- a CDS encoding GNAT family N-acetyltransferase: MSWLLLHRPLGQFIGNPRRHWQHLATRMVEPNKELRTWRAWACWYLAKEILPEGDFPADLEQIREEGVIEPTHGEIVANLIRLSPADDLSRWLAALDWTHQQLGRERRMAMPVRVRRIGESELPVIQRLGHEIWRKCYPGILSEGQIDYMLSVWYQPDAMAREMHTRGAWFALVEAEALGAVGYLSFERYPENVLFINKLYVQPEMHGQGVGAAALAWTEERARELGCYRLQLRVNKHNAPAIRAYQRAGFKFLEDVCSDIGNGYVMDDFRMEKSLL, translated from the coding sequence ATGTCGTGGCTGCTCCTCCATCGGCCGCTAGGACAATTCATTGGCAATCCACGCCGTCACTGGCAGCACCTAGCCACGCGGATGGTGGAGCCTAACAAAGAACTGCGCACTTGGCGAGCCTGGGCTTGTTGGTATTTGGCCAAAGAGATCCTGCCTGAAGGAGATTTCCCTGCCGATCTGGAGCAGATCCGAGAGGAGGGCGTAATAGAGCCTACGCATGGAGAGATTGTGGCGAACCTTATCCGTCTTTCTCCAGCGGATGATCTTTCACGTTGGCTGGCGGCATTGGATTGGACTCATCAACAGTTAGGCCGTGAAAGGCGAATGGCAATGCCAGTTCGGGTCAGGCGCATTGGTGAAAGTGAGTTGCCTGTCATTCAGCGTCTTGGACATGAAATCTGGCGCAAATGCTATCCTGGCATCCTCAGTGAGGGGCAGATTGATTACATGCTGAGTGTCTGGTATCAACCTGATGCGATGGCGAGAGAGATGCATACGCGAGGTGCCTGGTTTGCCCTCGTTGAGGCCGAGGCCCTTGGCGCTGTAGGTTATTTATCTTTTGAGCGTTATCCGGAAAATGTATTGTTTATCAATAAGCTCTATGTGCAGCCTGAGATGCATGGACAGGGCGTTGGTGCTGCGGCATTAGCGTGGACGGAAGAACGGGCGCGAGAACTGGGCTGCTATCGCCTACAATTGCGTGTGAATAAGCACAATGCTCCGGCCATCCGTGCTTATCAGCGGGCAGGTTTTAAGTTCCTCGAAGATGTGTGCAGTGATATTGGAAATGGCTATGTGATGGACGATTTCCGCATGGAGAAATCACTTTTATAA
- a CDS encoding DUF6797 domain-containing protein: MCSYTMRFTLLACFFVTLVPAFAQQKAKKAASAPKAATVPADTPWGEFVEKDFPFFSSVLDCRELGASFPKDNLTPRGLIFNLGHNLWACFDTDLLRVSCVWEGEPGKPPITPEALAPGSYHIAGQKTKDGQEYLPKPVGKVWLTNGIYPGWQIGNQPTFTDPREPGPSPEEVGRGALPAVSARFKSLRMESLQHLEIRATLGEMELIGHIMLDVTEKTLAQNWEIPPHAQPLTFQIGQLPPLENLSFSPEKVEAFTLGANKTKDSYFGIHCYSNSSIQIQHDESNHVWVILLPTTEPSTLDTILTVTLPIATKEPAIANQKAGRPHWPETIATQALLSKSPDAYVIDDIPLPVPNPWKRNVRLADIAFLNDKGDAAAVTFDGDVWLISGLKGDLEKVTWKRFASGLHEPMSIVFRNKELFVFDRSGIWKLADSNGDHEADQYEMFCNLFSQTAETREFPNSMKLGPDGAFYISKGGQEGTTFGKHNGTVIKVAPDGKSFEVIGHGLRQPFIGVNPKTGLVTASDQQGNYVPSTPIQIIRDNQFYGHLPTIAPKEAYPAPIAEPLVWLPHPVNPSGTTQTWLIGAKMGPLNDELIHVGYNRPELFRVLMNDRFKRPQATVMSFEREFDFGPLNAIVNPADGQLYVVGFQVWGTTAKKLSGLVRVRYTDKPRVLLKEVTPMDQGLLLRFNAPMNEKLATDPASYSAERWNYKRTFDYGSPHLKLDGSTGQEWMTASSAYLSQDGMSIFVGIPDMKAGVHQMRIGWGLESTDGLKAANTAYFSPWDLAKFDPKKEGFGDISVDLSPRKTESVAMTKPTVEEGAKLYQMIGCMACHSIDGSTVGKVGPSWKGIYGTERILGKGGKTAIADEAYLRESITNPSAKVVKGFEKFDTGMPIYAGILNESQIESLVMYIKTLK; encoded by the coding sequence ATGTGTTCTTACACGATGCGTTTCACCCTCCTCGCGTGTTTTTTTGTCACCCTTGTCCCTGCCTTTGCTCAACAAAAGGCCAAAAAAGCCGCATCTGCTCCAAAAGCTGCGACAGTCCCTGCCGACACGCCCTGGGGAGAATTCGTGGAAAAAGATTTTCCCTTCTTCAGCAGCGTCCTCGATTGCCGTGAGCTGGGCGCCAGTTTTCCTAAGGATAATTTAACTCCACGCGGATTGATTTTCAATCTTGGTCATAATCTCTGGGCCTGTTTCGATACGGACCTCCTCCGTGTTTCATGTGTTTGGGAAGGCGAACCCGGGAAGCCCCCCATCACTCCTGAAGCCTTAGCCCCCGGTTCCTACCATATCGCCGGGCAAAAAACCAAGGATGGCCAAGAATACCTGCCCAAACCTGTGGGCAAGGTGTGGCTGACCAATGGCATCTACCCGGGCTGGCAGATCGGCAACCAGCCCACGTTCACCGATCCACGTGAACCAGGACCAAGTCCTGAAGAAGTAGGCCGTGGTGCTCTGCCTGCCGTCAGCGCCCGATTTAAATCTCTCCGCATGGAGAGCTTACAGCACCTCGAAATCCGCGCCACTTTGGGCGAAATGGAACTCATCGGTCACATCATGCTGGACGTGACGGAAAAAACTCTCGCACAGAATTGGGAAATCCCACCGCACGCTCAGCCACTTACCTTTCAGATAGGACAGCTTCCGCCATTGGAAAACCTCAGTTTCAGTCCAGAAAAAGTAGAGGCTTTTACTCTGGGGGCCAACAAAACCAAAGACAGTTATTTCGGCATTCATTGTTATTCCAACAGCAGTATCCAAATTCAGCACGACGAATCTAATCACGTCTGGGTCATCTTACTTCCAACCACCGAACCTAGCACTTTAGATACTATCCTCACCGTCACTCTGCCCATAGCAACGAAGGAGCCCGCAATCGCCAACCAGAAAGCTGGCCGACCTCATTGGCCTGAAACCATCGCTACTCAGGCCCTTTTGTCCAAATCTCCCGACGCCTACGTCATTGACGATATTCCCCTGCCCGTCCCCAATCCCTGGAAGCGCAATGTCCGCCTCGCTGACATCGCCTTCCTCAATGACAAGGGCGATGCCGCAGCCGTGACCTTTGACGGTGATGTGTGGCTCATCTCAGGACTCAAAGGCGATTTGGAAAAAGTTACCTGGAAACGTTTTGCCTCCGGCCTGCATGAGCCCATGAGCATCGTCTTTCGCAACAAAGAACTCTTTGTTTTCGACCGAAGCGGCATCTGGAAATTAGCTGATTCCAACGGTGATCATGAAGCCGACCAGTATGAAATGTTCTGCAATCTTTTTTCGCAAACAGCCGAAACACGCGAATTCCCTAACTCCATGAAACTTGGGCCTGACGGTGCCTTCTACATTTCCAAAGGTGGCCAGGAAGGCACCACTTTTGGCAAGCACAACGGCACCGTCATCAAGGTCGCCCCCGATGGCAAATCCTTTGAAGTCATCGGCCACGGCTTGCGCCAGCCCTTTATCGGCGTAAACCCCAAAACGGGCCTCGTCACCGCCAGCGATCAGCAGGGCAACTACGTACCCTCCACCCCCATCCAGATCATTCGGGATAACCAATTTTACGGTCACCTACCCACCATCGCTCCCAAGGAAGCTTATCCAGCTCCTATTGCCGAGCCGCTGGTCTGGCTGCCGCATCCGGTGAATCCCAGTGGAACCACCCAGACCTGGCTCATCGGTGCCAAAATGGGCCCCTTGAATGACGAACTGATTCACGTCGGCTACAACCGCCCAGAACTCTTCCGCGTGCTGATGAATGACCGCTTCAAGCGTCCCCAGGCCACTGTCATGAGCTTTGAGCGCGAGTTCGACTTTGGCCCTTTGAATGCCATCGTGAATCCAGCCGATGGCCAGCTTTATGTTGTCGGTTTCCAGGTGTGGGGCACCACGGCTAAGAAGCTCAGCGGCCTCGTCCGGGTCCGCTACACGGACAAACCCCGCGTGCTTCTCAAAGAAGTCACCCCCATGGATCAAGGCCTGCTGCTGCGTTTCAATGCCCCCATGAATGAGAAATTGGCCACTGATCCAGCAAGTTACAGCGCCGAACGTTGGAATTACAAGCGCACCTTTGACTATGGCTCCCCGCACCTCAAACTGGATGGTAGCACTGGCCAGGAATGGATGACCGCCAGCAGCGCCTATCTCAGCCAAGATGGCATGAGCATCTTCGTGGGAATTCCTGACATGAAAGCAGGAGTCCACCAGATGCGCATCGGCTGGGGCCTGGAAAGTACCGATGGGCTCAAGGCTGCCAACACCGCCTACTTTAGCCCATGGGACTTGGCAAAATTTGATCCCAAAAAAGAAGGTTTTGGAGACATTTCCGTGGATCTCTCCCCGCGAAAAACCGAATCGGTCGCCATGACCAAGCCTACCGTGGAAGAAGGAGCCAAGCTTTATCAGATGATCGGCTGCATGGCCTGTCACAGCATTGATGGCAGTACCGTCGGCAAAGTCGGGCCAAGCTGGAAAGGTATCTACGGAACGGAACGCATTCTCGGCAAAGGCGGCAAAACCGCGATAGCGGACGAGGCCTACCTCCGTGAATCCATCACTAACCCCAGTGCCAAAGTGGTGAAAGGGTTTGAAAAATTTGATACCGGCATGCCCATCTATGCGGGCATCCTCAATGAGTCTCAGATCGAAAGTTTGGTGATGTACATCAAAACGCTCAAGTAG
- a CDS encoding N-acetylmuramoyl-L-alanine amidase family protein, with the protein MLAPLRTVRTLTLALTTLAFVAAQADVNTPEEDKPGFIGRVLSFGKKKEEAPPPPPAPLVEEKPKPTSPGPKPKVTTIKPKSGSSSKSSATSAKKTNPAPAKKSTPAPAVVKKTEVPATKPADTEKAMAGKDSDGDGEFGHAKDDDKPEEVKPTAPVRPDVATKLPSNAGWQIVKINGRDYITGESMHQFYRFSSYKVEGKHVWFRSNNLILKGTIGSQELLINNIKFILSYPVQESSGRALFSRIDLCKLIDPVLRPTYITDGEPFDTVVVDAGHGGHDAGARGIYGYEKDFALKMAEVLKRELTRRGFKVVMTRSTDTFITLSGRVAVANSTPNSIFLSLHFNSGPNSVASGIETFALTPQGSSASLERGGGYNASGLTGNSHDSANIALATAVHAMVISKFKFVDRGIKRAQWSVLTGCKRPGILFEGGFVTNGNECRLIASDTYRQSVTSAIADAVVNYRTALRGAMTRTR; encoded by the coding sequence ATGCTTGCCCCACTCCGAACCGTCCGCACTCTCACTTTGGCGCTGACGACCCTCGCTTTTGTAGCAGCTCAGGCTGATGTAAATACTCCTGAAGAGGACAAACCTGGCTTTATTGGTCGAGTGCTCAGTTTTGGGAAAAAGAAGGAGGAAGCTCCGCCTCCTCCACCTGCACCGTTGGTGGAAGAAAAGCCGAAACCCACCTCCCCAGGGCCTAAGCCTAAAGTCACAACGATCAAACCTAAGTCGGGTAGCAGCTCGAAATCCTCAGCAACATCGGCCAAAAAAACGAACCCGGCTCCTGCTAAAAAATCAACTCCAGCGCCAGCCGTCGTTAAAAAGACAGAAGTGCCCGCGACCAAACCTGCGGACACTGAAAAAGCCATGGCTGGTAAGGACAGCGATGGCGATGGCGAATTTGGTCATGCTAAAGATGATGATAAGCCGGAGGAGGTCAAGCCGACCGCTCCCGTTCGCCCCGATGTGGCAACGAAGCTCCCTTCTAATGCAGGCTGGCAGATCGTCAAGATCAACGGCCGGGACTACATTACGGGAGAGAGCATGCATCAATTCTACCGCTTCAGTTCCTACAAGGTCGAGGGCAAGCATGTTTGGTTTCGCTCTAATAATCTGATTCTGAAAGGCACGATTGGCAGTCAGGAGTTGTTGATCAATAACATCAAATTCATCCTCAGTTATCCTGTTCAGGAGTCGAGCGGTCGTGCTCTTTTTTCTCGAATTGACCTCTGCAAATTAATCGATCCCGTCCTGCGCCCCACCTACATCACGGATGGTGAACCTTTTGATACGGTCGTTGTGGATGCCGGCCATGGCGGCCATGATGCCGGGGCACGTGGCATCTATGGGTATGAGAAGGACTTTGCCCTAAAGATGGCCGAAGTTCTAAAACGGGAGCTGACGAGACGTGGTTTTAAAGTGGTGATGACTCGCAGCACAGATACATTCATCACGTTGAGCGGGCGGGTGGCTGTGGCCAATTCGACGCCTAATAGCATCTTCCTTAGCCTTCATTTTAATTCGGGGCCCAACAGCGTGGCCAGTGGGATCGAGACTTTTGCCCTGACACCCCAAGGAAGCTCGGCCAGTTTAGAGCGTGGCGGTGGTTACAATGCGAGTGGGCTGACTGGAAATTCACATGATTCTGCGAATATCGCCCTGGCCACAGCCGTGCATGCGATGGTGATTAGCAAATTCAAGTTTGTGGACCGGGGTATTAAACGCGCGCAATGGAGCGTGCTGACAGGGTGCAAGCGCCCGGGTATTCTTTTTGAGGGGGGCTTTGTGACAAATGGCAATGAGTGTCGTTTGATCGCCTCTGACACTTATCGTCAATCCGTGACAAGTGCGATCGCTGATGCAGTGGTGAATTACCGCACAGCCCTTCGCGGTGCGATGACACGAACCCGGTAA
- a CDS encoding PVC-type heme-binding CxxCH protein, with product MAAKPLRAADLPPDSSDQIPAEGKRETVIIRAGKLPEAPPHTLPDRYELEVAAASPLVTHPIMGCVDDQGRLFIGDAVGVNWNKAQLEKNPPNRILVLDDTDQDGVYDQSTVFADKMTFPQGAAWLDGSLYVCSPPGLWKLTDKDKDGVAEEREMIVSGFDYTGNAADVHGPKLHPNGRLYWCHGRKGHVAAGKDGKVVHEGKASGVWSCLPDGTDLQWHSLGCADNPTGLAFTAEGDILGTCNLYYSNPRGDTLMHWLYGGVYERADQMQAIAGLPRTMDVMPVIHNFGHVAVSGCAFGGWGSEHSKDDKLHLYVTHFNTQRLVRMELTASGATFKATENEFLKIKNPDVHLTDVIEDQDGSLLVLNTGGWFRIGCPSSLMAKPDMMGSVYRIRGPKTWKKLPESPAQAVDSDSLLLGLQSTNLQTRRRALEKVAHLDSPDIPHELLISVLASVSDAASEHAAILASSRALRLESDARNFLHQAVLRRDAALKISVAPLSPENQSRLATKEENFAAPEYLARVLKVADLCGVKDQAFHKLIIQSSIYPDAALFKTAMGIAARDPELVRAVIGELSEQIAVTDPTKLDQRSLDELNAKKRQTLASQVEVFLPALLSQIQAQELLTQMLVSNHDAFKQCALRILAGQTLGIIHESWIEPLKSQLVKTPTPLLLDAIKKLKSAHFDGVLQDLAANTHFPLSIRLKALDAVRNVKLTAELFEMITHVLTDATASPAARIQAANMISSVPMTKEQVLSVAPLLASVGPVELKSMLTLARKTKDPETGRKLALHLAANPAIGSQQESVYRTAFSDHAPEIFETLLHPAYEKATAAMESKKRQLGALADRVIQEGRIQEGKKHFELGKGTCIACHRVGAVGRALGPDLSKIGAIRTERDLLESILFPSNTLARDYEAHVIETRDGQSTLGVIRSHTAEGLLLMDVAGQEKTVAHDHILSDTTLMTSLMPMGLDATMPEQELLDLVAYLRSLK from the coding sequence ATGGCTGCCAAGCCTCTGCGGGCGGCTGATTTACCTCCCGATTCTAGTGATCAAATTCCGGCTGAAGGCAAACGAGAGACGGTGATTATTCGTGCAGGAAAACTGCCGGAGGCCCCACCACATACTTTGCCGGACCGCTACGAACTTGAAGTGGCCGCAGCGTCTCCGTTGGTGACGCACCCCATCATGGGCTGTGTGGATGATCAGGGAAGATTATTTATTGGTGATGCTGTGGGTGTTAACTGGAATAAGGCCCAATTGGAGAAAAATCCACCTAACCGAATCTTGGTTCTCGATGATACCGATCAAGATGGTGTTTACGATCAAAGCACCGTCTTTGCAGATAAGATGACTTTTCCCCAAGGAGCGGCTTGGCTGGATGGCAGCCTGTATGTTTGCAGCCCGCCGGGACTGTGGAAGCTTACAGATAAAGATAAGGACGGGGTGGCTGAGGAACGAGAGATGATTGTCAGCGGTTTTGACTACACAGGAAATGCGGCAGATGTTCATGGCCCCAAGTTGCACCCCAATGGTCGACTTTACTGGTGCCACGGACGCAAGGGGCATGTCGCTGCCGGAAAGGATGGCAAAGTGGTGCATGAGGGCAAAGCCAGTGGGGTCTGGTCATGCCTGCCAGACGGCACGGATTTGCAATGGCACTCTCTGGGCTGCGCTGACAATCCTACAGGACTCGCTTTTACCGCTGAGGGGGATATTTTAGGCACCTGCAATCTTTACTACAGCAACCCACGTGGAGACACCCTCATGCACTGGCTGTATGGCGGCGTGTATGAGAGGGCAGACCAGATGCAGGCGATTGCCGGGCTACCACGCACGATGGATGTCATGCCAGTCATCCATAATTTTGGTCATGTGGCGGTCAGTGGCTGTGCCTTTGGTGGGTGGGGAAGTGAGCATTCGAAGGATGACAAGCTCCATTTGTACGTGACGCATTTTAATACCCAACGCCTCGTTCGCATGGAGTTGACAGCGAGTGGAGCCACTTTCAAAGCCACGGAGAATGAGTTTCTGAAAATCAAAAATCCGGATGTTCACTTGACCGATGTCATTGAAGATCAAGATGGCTCTTTGCTGGTGTTGAATACTGGCGGTTGGTTTCGTATCGGTTGTCCATCTTCTCTGATGGCGAAGCCCGATATGATGGGCAGTGTTTATCGAATCCGAGGTCCCAAAACTTGGAAGAAACTTCCTGAAAGCCCAGCGCAGGCTGTGGATTCTGATTCTTTGTTGTTAGGCCTTCAATCGACCAATCTACAAACGCGGAGACGTGCTTTGGAAAAGGTGGCTCATTTAGACAGCCCAGATATTCCTCATGAACTTCTGATATCTGTGTTGGCCAGTGTATCAGATGCCGCTTCGGAGCATGCAGCCATTTTGGCGAGTTCACGCGCTCTGCGTTTGGAATCAGATGCCCGTAATTTTCTACATCAGGCAGTGCTACGACGTGATGCGGCGCTAAAAATCTCAGTGGCTCCTTTGAGTCCAGAAAACCAATCAAGACTGGCAACAAAAGAGGAAAATTTCGCCGCTCCCGAATATCTCGCACGGGTCTTAAAAGTGGCTGATCTCTGTGGCGTCAAAGATCAGGCTTTTCATAAACTTATCATCCAAAGTTCCATCTATCCCGATGCAGCTTTGTTTAAGACTGCCATGGGTATAGCTGCACGTGATCCTGAACTGGTGCGTGCCGTCATTGGCGAGTTGTCAGAGCAAATTGCTGTGACGGATCCTACGAAACTGGATCAAAGATCACTCGATGAATTGAATGCTAAAAAACGGCAGACTTTAGCCTCGCAGGTCGAGGTTTTTCTTCCAGCCTTGCTTAGTCAGATCCAGGCCCAAGAGCTCTTGACTCAGATGCTGGTTTCCAACCATGATGCCTTCAAGCAATGCGCTCTCCGTATTTTGGCTGGGCAGACCTTGGGGATTATCCATGAGTCTTGGATTGAACCCTTGAAAAGTCAGCTCGTTAAAACGCCAACACCTCTGCTGCTGGATGCCATCAAGAAACTGAAGTCTGCCCACTTTGATGGTGTCTTGCAGGATTTAGCGGCCAATACCCATTTCCCGCTGTCTATCCGACTTAAAGCTCTGGATGCGGTGCGGAATGTGAAGCTCACGGCAGAACTTTTTGAGATGATCACTCATGTTTTGACGGACGCAACGGCCTCCCCTGCTGCTCGCATTCAAGCCGCAAATATGATTTCCTCCGTTCCAATGACGAAGGAGCAAGTATTATCGGTTGCTCCGCTACTGGCTTCAGTGGGGCCGGTGGAACTTAAGTCCATGTTGACCCTAGCACGAAAAACCAAGGACCCAGAAACGGGACGAAAATTAGCTCTGCACCTAGCTGCAAATCCTGCGATAGGCAGCCAGCAGGAAAGTGTTTACCGGACTGCATTTAGTGATCACGCTCCCGAGATTTTTGAAACTCTTCTTCATCCCGCTTATGAGAAGGCGACTGCTGCGATGGAGAGCAAAAAACGTCAGTTGGGTGCGCTAGCGGATCGAGTCATTCAAGAAGGCCGGATTCAGGAGGGGAAGAAACACTTTGAGTTAGGCAAAGGGACCTGCATAGCTTGTCATAGGGTTGGTGCTGTTGGTCGGGCGCTAGGGCCCGATCTATCCAAAATCGGTGCCATTCGTACCGAGAGAGACTTGCTGGAAAGCATCCTTTTCCCGAGCAACACTTTGGCGAGGGATTATGAGGCGCATGTTATCGAAACTCGCGATGGCCAAAGCACCTTGGGCGTGATTCGAAGCCATACGGCTGAGGGGCTTTTACTCATGGATGTGGCAGGTCAGGAGAAGACAGTGGCACATGATCACATCCTTTCAGACACGACGCTCATGACAAGTCTTATGCCCATGGGGCTGGATGCGACCATGCCTGAGCAAGAGCTGTTGGATTTAGTCGCTTATCTGCGGAGTTTGAAGTGA
- the hflK gene encoding FtsH protease activity modulator HflK, translating into MAASRPPSLPFPHSSNLKINPGRILMGVLALLVGIGMLSSFYQVPANSVGVVQRFGKYLDTTQPGLNFKLPFGLDQVTQVEIRRQLKLEFGYGTSGATNAYQFNEDYTEMEKEKNMVTGDLNAAVVEWVVQFHIEDARDYVFNFLEPQATLRDMSEAVMREIIGDRSIDEVLTVGRQEIEVKALERLQLIVHALEMGIRIDQIQLGNVNPPAEVKDSFDEVNRAQQQKESSINQANGEYNRVIPEARGLAEQSISQAEGYATQRVNEAEGDASRFTALLTEYQKAPEVTKKRIYLETLSEVLPTIPGKIIVDDRVPQFLPLMHLQQNQPASAPNPVRSSR; encoded by the coding sequence ATGGCTGCTTCCAGACCTCCCAGTCTCCCTTTTCCCCATTCCTCCAACCTCAAGATTAACCCTGGCCGCATTCTCATGGGCGTTTTGGCTCTGCTTGTGGGCATTGGTATGCTGTCCAGCTTTTATCAGGTGCCTGCTAACTCGGTGGGGGTGGTGCAGCGTTTTGGTAAGTATTTGGACACCACTCAACCTGGCCTCAACTTCAAACTTCCTTTTGGGCTGGATCAAGTTACCCAGGTGGAAATTCGCCGTCAGCTCAAACTCGAGTTCGGTTACGGCACGTCTGGGGCGACCAATGCCTACCAGTTCAATGAGGACTACACCGAGATGGAAAAGGAGAAGAACATGGTCACTGGAGACCTAAATGCGGCTGTCGTCGAATGGGTGGTACAATTTCACATCGAAGATGCACGTGACTACGTCTTCAATTTCCTTGAGCCTCAGGCTACCCTCCGAGATATGTCAGAGGCAGTCATGCGTGAAATCATCGGTGATCGTTCCATTGACGAAGTTCTCACTGTTGGCCGGCAAGAAATTGAGGTTAAAGCTTTGGAAAGATTGCAACTGATCGTCCATGCATTGGAGATGGGGATTCGCATTGACCAGATCCAGCTTGGCAATGTCAATCCGCCTGCTGAGGTCAAGGACAGCTTTGATGAAGTGAACCGAGCGCAGCAGCAGAAGGAATCCTCCATCAACCAAGCGAACGGCGAGTATAATCGCGTCATTCCTGAAGCCCGAGGCTTGGCCGAGCAGAGCATCAGCCAAGCTGAGGGTTACGCGACACAGCGAGTGAATGAAGCCGAAGGTGACGCCTCCCGATTTACAGCCCTTTTAACCGAGTACCAAAAAGCGCCCGAGGTCACCAAAAAACGCATTTACTTGGAAACCTTGAGTGAAGTGCTGCCAACGATCCCTGGTAAAATCATTGTGGATGATCGTGTGCCGCAGTTTCTCCCTCTCATGCACTTGCAGCAAAATCAGCCCGCGTCTGCACCAAACCCCGTTCGCTCTTCCCGATGA